In the genome of Betaproteobacteria bacterium, the window GTAATGCACGGTATTGGAGGCGATGCGGGAATCCCTGATCACGAACGTGTCGACCCCGTCCTCGACGACAGCGCGATCGCAATGCGAGGTGGTCGCGAAAGACTTCCTCAGGGGATCGATTGCTTACCAAGTCTCACTCCGTGATATCGGCCCGAACTATTGGCGGCGCCGGCGCGCGGTACTTGCTCCATGCTTCCATTCCGCCGCGTAACACCTGGACCCGGTCCACACCGGCTGCGCGCAGGAGCTCGGCAGCCTTTGCCGATCGCTTATCCGTTCTGCACACAAGCACGATCTTGTTTGGCCCCCTGCACGTATCGATATGCGCCGGAAGCTCTGGGAGCGGAATGTTGCGGGCGTGCGGAACGTGACCCAACGGACCGGCGAACTCGTCCGGCTCTCGCACGTCGACGATTGTGACGGGCGCGGCCATCGAGAGCTGACGCCGAAGCTCCGGCACGTTGACCCATTCGTCCGAAGCCTTTCGGACTCGCCAGACTAGGCGCGGTGCAAAAACGACGAGCGCGAGTACCGCAAGCCCGCCCAGCGCATACTGAACGGCGCCGTTCTCCCCCGCGATCACGGCCCGGCCCGCGTAACCCAGCCATGCATATGCGGCGGATCCCGGCACCATGCAAACAAGCGTAGCCCACACATACGCCCACAAGGGGATGCGCGTCAGCCCAAGCGCGTAGTTGAGCAAATTGAAGGGAACGATGGGGACGAGCCGGGTGAGGGCGACAAAGCGCCAGCCCTCCGCTTCCGCCCCCTCTACAATGGGTTTCAGTCGCCCGCGTGTCCTGCGGGCAACCCAGTCGCCGGCAATATAGCGCGCAACGAGAAACGCGAGTATCGCGCCGAGTGTTCCACCGATGACATTCCAGGCCGTCCCCCACAACGGGCCGAACAGCAGGCCGCCGGCGAGCCCAAAGATCGACCCAGGAATGAATAGCACCGTTGCGACGGCGAAGCCAGCCACAAAGACGATCGGGGCCCAATGCCCGAGGCTTTGCAAGCTGGCCTCGATAGTTCCGAGAGAGACTGGCTGCCCGGCAAACAGCGTCCAAATCGCACCGGCAGCGATTATGGTGCCAATTCCCACTCGGGCGAACGCCCGAAGATTCATGCGACTTCCTGGCGGCGGTTGATGGGGTAGCGCCCCGGTGTGGTCCGAAACGGCTGGAGAAGAAGCCGATAGAGTGCACTCTCCTGGGGATCGCGGAACGCATCCACGCCAACGATCATGGCGTCGTGCCCCGCCTCGGGCTGTGCTTTGTAGGTTCCGAAGAGCCGGTCCCACCAAGGCAGGTTGAACCCGAAGTTGCTCGAGGTTTCGTTATAGCGGATGGAGTGGTGGACGCGGTGCATATCGGGTGTCACCAAGAGCCATCGCAGCCAGCGCTCAACGGACGAGGGGACGGATGCGTTCGCGTGATTGAACATCGCGGTCGCATTGAGCAGTATCTCGAAGACGAGAACCGCCACTACGGGCGCGCCGATCGCCGCGACGGCGGCGCATTTGATGATCGTCGAGATGAGAATTTCGATGGGATGAAACCGAATCCCGGTCGTGACATCGAAATCGAGATCCGTGTGGTGCACGCGATGAAGCCGCCAGAGCGTCGGTATGGCGTGAAACATGACGTGCTGGAAATAGATCGCGAGATCGAGTACCACGACCGCGATCAGAACGTCGAGCCACGCCGGCAAGGCGACTGCATTCAGCAGACCCCAACCGCCGGTGTTCGCAGCGATGGCAACGTTGACCGCCGCCCCCGGAGCGATCAGCCGCAACGCCACGACATCGACCACAAGCAGCCCGAGATTGCTCGGCCAGCGGATGCCTCGCGTCAGTATGCGGGGTCGGCGCGCTGCTACAGCCTCCCAAAGCGCAACAGCGGCGAAAATGCCAAAGAACGCGCCTAGGCGAATGACGGGTTCAAACGTGCCGAGCGCGGAAGAGGCCGACATACTTGCCTTTCGAAGGCCGTACACTAGACAGGTAAGTAGTAAACGCTATAATCAATAGTTCTATTGAATACTAGTCCGTAGGACTTACGATGTCAACCAACCCCAAACGGGACATCTTTGTGCAGCTCGCGCGCGTGGGCACGGCGCTTTCGAGCCCCCTTCGAATCGAGTACCTCGAACTTCTGGCGCAAGTCGAACGCAGCGTCGAGCAACTCGCGAATCTAACCGGCACGACGGTCGCCAATACTTCTCAGCATTTGCAGAAGCTGCGCCAGGCGGGGCTGATCGTGGGCCGCAAGGAGGGCCTC includes:
- a CDS encoding sterol desaturase family protein, with product MSASSALGTFEPVIRLGAFFGIFAAVALWEAVAARRPRILTRGIRWPSNLGLLVVDVVALRLIAPGAAVNVAIAANTGGWGLLNAVALPAWLDVLIAVVVLDLAIYFQHVMFHAIPTLWRLHRVHHTDLDFDVTTGIRFHPIEILISTIIKCAAVAAIGAPVVAVLVFEILLNATAMFNHANASVPSSVERWLRWLLVTPDMHRVHHSIRYNETSSNFGFNLPWWDRLFGTYKAQPEAGHDAMIVGVDAFRDPQESALYRLLLQPFRTTPGRYPINRRQEVA
- a CDS encoding sulfurtransferase, which codes for MNLRAFARVGIGTIIAAGAIWTLFAGQPVSLGTIEASLQSLGHWAPIVFVAGFAVATVLFIPGSIFGLAGGLLFGPLWGTAWNVIGGTLGAILAFLVARYIAGDWVARRTRGRLKPIVEGAEAEGWRFVALTRLVPIVPFNLLNYALGLTRIPLWAYVWATLVCMVPGSAAYAWLGYAGRAVIAGENGAVQYALGGLAVLALVVFAPRLVWRVRKASDEWVNVPELRRQLSMAAPVTIVDVREPDEFAGPLGHVPHARNIPLPELPAHIDTCRGPNKIVLVCRTDKRSAKAAELLRAAGVDRVQVLRGGMEAWSKYRAPAPPIVRADITE